One genomic region from Haloarcula taiwanensis encodes:
- the rfc gene encoding replication factor C small subunit (Part of the RFC clamp loader complex which loads the PCNA sliding clamp onto DNA; in Methanosarcina and Methanococcoides the RFC clamp loader is made up of 2 similar small subunits and one large subunit; the proteins in this cluster are small subunit 1 which is necessary for clamp loading activity) — protein sequence MSEAESESRAGREEVWIEKYRPQTLDDVMGHENIVGRLKSYVSRNDLSHMLFSGPAGTGKTTCATAIARELYGDDWREHFLELNASDERGIDVVRDRIKNFARTSFGGVEYRIIFLDEADALTSDAQSALRRTMEQFSNNVRFILSCNYSSQIIDPIQSRCAVFRFSPLADDAVAEEIRNIAAQEDIELTEDGLDALVYAADGDMRKAINGLQAASVSGDTVDESAVYAITSTARPEEIREMVQSALDGDFTASRATLDRLLTEEGIAGGDIIDQLHRSIWEFDIDDDAAVRVLERIGETDYRITRGANERVQLEAMLASLAQGE from the coding sequence ATGAGTGAGGCCGAGTCCGAGTCGCGGGCGGGACGCGAGGAGGTCTGGATCGAGAAGTACCGCCCGCAGACGCTCGACGACGTGATGGGTCACGAGAACATCGTCGGGCGGCTCAAGAGCTACGTCTCGCGCAACGACCTGAGCCACATGCTGTTTTCCGGGCCGGCAGGGACGGGAAAGACGACGTGTGCGACGGCTATCGCCCGTGAACTGTACGGTGACGACTGGCGCGAGCACTTCCTCGAACTGAACGCCTCCGACGAGCGCGGTATCGACGTGGTCCGGGACCGCATCAAGAACTTCGCCCGGACGAGCTTCGGCGGCGTCGAGTACCGCATCATCTTCCTCGACGAGGCCGACGCCCTCACGAGCGACGCACAGTCGGCGCTGCGCCGGACGATGGAGCAGTTCTCGAACAACGTCCGTTTTATCCTTTCGTGTAACTACTCCAGCCAGATCATCGACCCTATCCAGTCCCGGTGTGCGGTCTTCCGGTTCTCACCGCTGGCCGATGATGCCGTGGCTGAGGAAATCCGAAATATCGCCGCGCAAGAGGACATCGAACTGACTGAAGACGGCCTCGACGCGCTCGTCTACGCCGCCGACGGGGATATGCGGAAAGCCATCAACGGCCTGCAGGCGGCCTCGGTCAGCGGCGACACGGTCGACGAGTCGGCGGTGTACGCGATCACCTCGACGGCCCGCCCGGAAGAGATCCGGGAGATGGTCCAGTCGGCGCTGGACGGGGACTTCACCGCCTCGCGGGCAACGCTCGATAGACTACTGACAGAGGAGGGTATCGCGGGCGGCGACATCATCGACCAACTGCACCGTTCTATCTGGGAGTTCGATATCGACGATGACGCAGCCGTCCGGGTGCTCGAACGCATCGGCGAAACCGATTATCGGATCACCCGTGGGGCGAACGAGCGTGTGCAACTCGAAGCGATGCTGGCCTCGCTTGCGCAGGGCGAGTAA
- a CDS encoding flagellin gives MQRLRPSTEGTGEDRGQVGIGTLIVFIAMVLVAAIAAGVLINTAGFLQSSAQATGQQSSDSTTNRIQVVGMTGDHFTSNSEVGVVNITVKRAPGAGNVDLDKTTVQWIGPSGSYYQLAAGGAQGKPDGRFVVSTVQDNDGSQPVLNDVEDRFTISLDLGESQEINGATTFGEPLPEGETATLRITSPAGGMTTEEVVVPKTLSGESSVTL, from the coding sequence ATGCAACGTTTACGACCATCTACGGAGGGGACGGGCGAGGACCGCGGACAGGTCGGGATCGGCACCCTGATCGTGTTTATCGCGATGGTGCTGGTCGCGGCAATCGCAGCTGGCGTACTCATCAACACTGCCGGGTTCCTGCAGAGTTCCGCGCAGGCGACGGGTCAGCAGTCCAGCGATTCGACGACTAACCGCATCCAGGTCGTCGGCATGACCGGTGACCATTTCACCAGCAACAGTGAGGTCGGCGTGGTGAACATCACGGTCAAGCGCGCACCGGGTGCGGGGAACGTGGATCTGGACAAGACGACCGTTCAGTGGATCGGTCCGAGCGGGTCGTACTACCAGCTCGCGGCCGGCGGTGCACAGGGTAAACCTGATGGCCGGTTCGTTGTCTCGACTGTTCAAGACAACGATGGCTCTCAGCCGGTGTTAAACGACGTTGAGGACCGATTCACGATCTCTCTTGATCTCGGCGAGAGTCAGGAAATCAACGGTGCTACCACGTTCGGCGAACCGCTGCCCGAGGGTGAGACTGCAACGCTGCGTATTACCTCGCCAGCGGGTGGGATGACGACCGAGGAAGTCGTCGTGCCGAAGACCCTGTCCGGGGAATCCTCAGTCACGCTCTGA